A window of the Synechococcus sp. LTW-R genome harbors these coding sequences:
- the nth gene encoding endonuclease III codes for MRKQERAALIMRRLEEHYPETPVPLDHSDPFTLLIAVLLSAQCTDKKVNEVTPALFAAGPTPQAMAALPEAEILGYIRQLGLAKTKARNVKRLAELLLERHGGAVPASFAALEALPGVGHKTASVVMAQAFGVPAFPVDTHIHRLAQRWGLSSGENVARTETDLKRLFPKDAWNKLHLQIIFYGREFCTARGCDGRVCPLCQELYPKRRKPVLWQKA; via the coding sequence TACCCCGAGACGCCGGTTCCTCTGGACCACAGCGATCCCTTCACCTTGTTGATTGCGGTGCTCCTTAGCGCCCAATGCACGGACAAAAAGGTCAATGAGGTCACCCCGGCGTTGTTCGCCGCTGGACCAACGCCCCAGGCCATGGCTGCTTTACCGGAGGCCGAGATCCTGGGCTACATCCGTCAGCTGGGTCTCGCGAAAACCAAAGCGCGCAACGTCAAGCGTCTTGCGGAGTTGTTGCTTGAGCGCCACGGGGGTGCAGTCCCCGCCAGTTTTGCCGCACTGGAGGCGCTCCCCGGAGTGGGCCATAAGACCGCCAGCGTGGTGATGGCTCAGGCCTTTGGTGTGCCCGCTTTTCCCGTTGACACCCACATTCATCGCCTGGCCCAACGTTGGGGCTTGAGCAGTGGCGAGAACGTCGCGCGTACCGAGACGGATCTCAAGCGCCTCTTCCCCAAGGACGCTTGGAACAAGCTCCACCTGCAGATCATCTTTTACGGGCGTGAGTTCTGCACGGCCCGCGGTTGTGATGGACGGGTTTGTCCCCTCTGCCAAGAGCTCTATCCCAAGCGACGCAAGCCCGTCCTTTGGCAGAAGGCCTAG